A genomic region of Xiphophorus couchianus chromosome 18, X_couchianus-1.0, whole genome shotgun sequence contains the following coding sequences:
- the LOC114162055 gene encoding extensin-like: protein MVPERNLLLRGRSGQPKDPTPEPKDPTPEPKDPTPEPKDPTPEPKDPTPEPKDPTPEPKDPTPEPKDPTPEPKDPTPEPKDPTPEPKDPTPEPKDPTPEPKDPTPEPKDPTPEPKDPTPEPKDPTPEPKDPTPEPKDPTPEPKDPTPEPKDPTPEPKDPTPEPKDPTPEPKDPTPEPKDPTPEPKDPTPEPKDPTPEPTDPTPEPKDPTPEPKDPTPEPKDPTPEPKDPTPEPKDPTPEPKDPTPEPTDPTPEPTDPTPEPTDPTPEPTDPTPEPKDPTPEPKDPTPEPKDPMPEPVGLTGSRRRETGGFCCSDARKRQEEGERKEKRRSR, encoded by the exons ATGGTTCCAGAACGCAATCTCCTCCTCAGG GGACGATCTGGACAACCCAAAGATCCAACACCAGAACCCAAAGATCCAACTCCAGAACCCAAAGATCCAACACCAGAACCCAAAGATCCAACTCCAGAACCCAAAGATCCAACGCCAGAACCCAAAGATCCAACGCCAGAACCTAAAGATCCAACGCCAGAACCCAAAGATCCAACACCAGAACCCAAAGATCCAACGCCAGAACCCAAAGATCCAACGCCAGAACCCAAAGATCCAACGCCAGAACCCAAAGATCCAACACCAGAACCCAAAGATCCAACTCCAGAACCCAAAGATCCAACGCCAGAACCCAAAGATCCAACGCCAGAACCCAAAGATCCAACGCCAGAACCCAAAGATCCAACGCCAGAACCCAAAGATCCAACGCCAGAACCCAAAGATCCAACGCCAGAACCCAAAGATCCAACTCCAGAACCCAAAGATCCAACTCCAGAACCCAAAGATCCAACGCCAGAACCCAAAGATCCAACGCCAGAACCCAAAGATCCAACGCCAGAACCCAAAGATCCAACGCCAGAACCCAAAGATCCAACGCCAGAACCCACAGATCCAACGCCAGAACCCAAAGATCCAACGCCAGAACCCAAAGATCCAACGCCAGAACCCAAAGATCCAACGCCAGAACCCAAAGATCCAACGCCAGAACCCAAAGATCCAACTCCAGAACCCAAAGATCCAACGCCAGAACCCACAGATCCAACGCCAGAACCCACAGATCCAACGCCAGAACCCACAGATCCAACGCCAGAACCCACAGATCCAACGCCAGAACCCAAAGATCCAACGCCAGAACCCAAAGATCCAACGCCAGAACCCAAAGATCCAATGCCAGAACCAGTTGGACTGACAGGAAGCCGGAGGAGAGAGACGGGAGGATTTTGCTGCAGCGACGCCAGAAAGAGGCAAGAGGAGggggagaggaaagaaaagagacgTTCAAGATAa